A stretch of the Musa acuminata AAA Group cultivar baxijiao chromosome BXJ2-7, Cavendish_Baxijiao_AAA, whole genome shotgun sequence genome encodes the following:
- the LOC103992241 gene encoding uncharacterized protein LOC103992241 isoform X2 — MDSANSSSLHSSSGGGGDDEFDSRTGSFSAFFHSSTATSASAASALRPAPPPSSSYPRSHHFLDSLSSIDSTPLLPPSPAAMASHGVGFGVRVGPSSVQPLGQSNVAAAATALTRGSKKRSRASRRAPTTVLTTDTSNFRAMVQEFTGIPSPPFAASPSSSFARARLDLFHSATAFRSCSDPPPPVSSFLFPRPFMQQVLSPSLVPISSASSANASATISNAIAATSNTISNAHSTTSNSINPSSSNSYQLPSSVLGLASQNQHLLDPSLTIQPLLQPSSALGLGSQSHPLLNPSLTFQSLLQPSLHAKSNLPAMPADLDTRPLTRGHAGYALNELGLPTRLAASQGTHSVHAAVSGQDGGRDRASPRPILIGNYSSGSHQRVSSNHKANYSRSSSSEFNAENVTDGVTAMRGEEP, encoded by the exons ATGGACTCAGCCAACAGTAGCAGCCTTCACTCCTCCAGTGGTGGAGGCGGTgatgatgagtttgattcccgcaCCGGCTCCTTTTCCGCCTTCTTCCACTCCTCCACTGCAACCTCCGCTAGCGCTGCATCCGCCCTTCGACCAGCACCGCCACCCTCTTCCTCCTACCCCCGCAGCCACCACTTCCTTGACTCCCTCTCCAGCATCGACTCCACCCCTCTCCTCCCCCCCTCCCCCGCCGCCATGGCCTCTCATGGTGTCGGCTTCGGTGTCAGAGTGGGTCCCTCGTCGGTGCAACCACTTGGTCAGTCAAACGTCGCCGCCGCCGCAACCGCACTGACGAGGGGCTCCAAGAAACGTTCCAGGGCATCGCGGCGAGCCCCGACGACGGTGCTCACAACCGACACCTCCAACTTCCGCGCCATGGTGCAAGAATTCACCGGCATCCCCTCCCCTCCCTTCGCCGCCTCCCCGTCCTCCTCCTTCGCCCGCGCTCGTCTCGACCTCTTCCACTCTGCCACTGCCTTCCGTTCCTGCTCTGACCCTCCGCCGCCAGTCTCGTCTTTCCTGTTCCCTCGCCCCTTCATGCAACAGGTTCTGTCCCCTTCTCTCGTTCCCATCTCTTCTGCTTCCTCTGCTAATGCTAGTGCTACTATCTCCAATGCTATTGCTGCAACTAGCAATACTATCTCCAATGCCCATTCTACTACTAGTAATAGCATCAATCCATCTAGTAGCAATAGCTACCAGCTACCTTCGTCTGTACTTGGCCTTGCTAGCCAAAACCAACATCTTCTCGACCCAAGCCTTACAATCCAACCGCTCCTCCAACCTTCGTCTGCACTTGGCCTCGGTAGCCAAAGCCACCCTCTTTTGAACCCAAGCCTTACGTTCCAATCGCTCCTCCAACCTTCACTTCATGCAAAGAGCAACCTGCCTGCCATGCCAGCAGACTTGGACACCAGACCTCTAACCAGAGGGCACGCCGGTTATGCTTTGAACGAGCTCGGACTCCCAACGAGGCTTGCCGCATCCCAAGGCACGCACTCGGTCCATGCTGCTGTGTCAGGACAGGACGGCGGCAGGGATCGAGCATCACCAAGGCCGATACTCATCGGTAACTACAGTTCTGGCTCACACCAAAGAGTGAGCAGTAATCACAAGGCGAACTACTCCCGATCGAGTTCGTCGGAGTTCAATGCGGAGAATGTGACAGACGGCGTTACGGCGATGAGGGGCGAAG AACCCTAG
- the LOC103992241 gene encoding uncharacterized protein LOC103992241 isoform X1, which translates to MDSANSSSLHSSSGGGGDDEFDSRTGSFSAFFHSSTATSASAASALRPAPPPSSSYPRSHHFLDSLSSIDSTPLLPPSPAAMASHGVGFGVRVGPSSVQPLGQSNVAAAATALTRGSKKRSRASRRAPTTVLTTDTSNFRAMVQEFTGIPSPPFAASPSSSFARARLDLFHSATAFRSCSDPPPPVSSFLFPRPFMQQVLSPSLVPISSASSANASATISNAIAATSNTISNAHSTTSNSINPSSSNSYQLPSSVLGLASQNQHLLDPSLTIQPLLQPSSALGLGSQSHPLLNPSLTFQSLLQPSLHAKSNLPAMPADLDTRPLTRGHAGYALNELGLPTRLAASQGTHSVHAAVSGQDGGRDRASPRPILIGNYSSGSHQRVSSNHKANYSRSSSSEFNAENVTDGVTAMRGEVMHVLL; encoded by the exons ATGGACTCAGCCAACAGTAGCAGCCTTCACTCCTCCAGTGGTGGAGGCGGTgatgatgagtttgattcccgcaCCGGCTCCTTTTCCGCCTTCTTCCACTCCTCCACTGCAACCTCCGCTAGCGCTGCATCCGCCCTTCGACCAGCACCGCCACCCTCTTCCTCCTACCCCCGCAGCCACCACTTCCTTGACTCCCTCTCCAGCATCGACTCCACCCCTCTCCTCCCCCCCTCCCCCGCCGCCATGGCCTCTCATGGTGTCGGCTTCGGTGTCAGAGTGGGTCCCTCGTCGGTGCAACCACTTGGTCAGTCAAACGTCGCCGCCGCCGCAACCGCACTGACGAGGGGCTCCAAGAAACGTTCCAGGGCATCGCGGCGAGCCCCGACGACGGTGCTCACAACCGACACCTCCAACTTCCGCGCCATGGTGCAAGAATTCACCGGCATCCCCTCCCCTCCCTTCGCCGCCTCCCCGTCCTCCTCCTTCGCCCGCGCTCGTCTCGACCTCTTCCACTCTGCCACTGCCTTCCGTTCCTGCTCTGACCCTCCGCCGCCAGTCTCGTCTTTCCTGTTCCCTCGCCCCTTCATGCAACAGGTTCTGTCCCCTTCTCTCGTTCCCATCTCTTCTGCTTCCTCTGCTAATGCTAGTGCTACTATCTCCAATGCTATTGCTGCAACTAGCAATACTATCTCCAATGCCCATTCTACTACTAGTAATAGCATCAATCCATCTAGTAGCAATAGCTACCAGCTACCTTCGTCTGTACTTGGCCTTGCTAGCCAAAACCAACATCTTCTCGACCCAAGCCTTACAATCCAACCGCTCCTCCAACCTTCGTCTGCACTTGGCCTCGGTAGCCAAAGCCACCCTCTTTTGAACCCAAGCCTTACGTTCCAATCGCTCCTCCAACCTTCACTTCATGCAAAGAGCAACCTGCCTGCCATGCCAGCAGACTTGGACACCAGACCTCTAACCAGAGGGCACGCCGGTTATGCTTTGAACGAGCTCGGACTCCCAACGAGGCTTGCCGCATCCCAAGGCACGCACTCGGTCCATGCTGCTGTGTCAGGACAGGACGGCGGCAGGGATCGAGCATCACCAAGGCCGATACTCATCGGTAACTACAGTTCTGGCTCACACCAAAGAGTGAGCAGTAATCACAAGGCGAACTACTCCCGATCGAGTTCGTCGGAGTTCAATGCGGAGAATGTGACAGACGGCGTTACGGCGATGAGGGGCGAAG TGATGCATGTACTTCTTTGA